The following coding sequences lie in one Megalodesulfovibrio gigas DSM 1382 = ATCC 19364 genomic window:
- a CDS encoding GGDEF domain-containing protein — protein MALAHRHRRLVEGMLLGACAPVGWSVLCSVHNLWPMATREYAIWLFSYMALGTVAAFGVFSYLIGCNEERFALQSIRDPLTKLYNRRLFQERFEQEFSLAMRQETPLTLVLADLDHFKQVNDIYGHPAGDAVLRQVAIRMQRLVRQGEVAARIGGEEFAILLPGSDSEQGRVLAERLRAAIRSQPMSLPGGAMLPCKVTLGVAGLDVVAATSPEALLSAADAALYTGKCQGRDRVVVQTSGWRSAGTACDLSATWE, from the coding sequence ATGGCCCTTGCCCATCGGCATCGCCGCCTTGTTGAAGGGATGCTGCTCGGGGCGTGTGCGCCCGTGGGGTGGTCGGTCTTGTGCTCGGTGCACAATCTCTGGCCCATGGCGACACGCGAGTACGCCATCTGGCTCTTCAGTTACATGGCCCTGGGCACAGTGGCGGCCTTTGGTGTCTTCAGCTACCTGATAGGCTGCAACGAAGAACGCTTTGCCCTGCAGTCCATCCGCGATCCCCTGACCAAACTGTACAACCGCCGGCTGTTCCAGGAGCGTTTCGAGCAGGAATTTTCCCTGGCCATGCGACAGGAAACGCCCCTGACCCTGGTGTTGGCGGATCTGGATCACTTCAAGCAAGTCAATGACATCTACGGGCACCCGGCTGGGGACGCCGTGCTGCGACAGGTGGCGATCCGCATGCAGCGGCTGGTGCGCCAGGGCGAGGTGGCGGCGCGCATCGGCGGGGAGGAGTTTGCCATCCTGCTGCCGGGGTCGGATTCGGAACAGGGGCGGGTGCTGGCCGAACGGTTGCGCGCGGCCATCCGCAGCCAGCCCATGTCCTTGCCCGGCGGGGCCATGCTGCCGTGCAAGGTCACCCTGGGGGTGGCTGGGCTGGATGTGGTGGCAGCCACTTCGCCCGAGGCCCTGCTCAGTGCGGCGGATGCCGCGTTGTACACGGGCAAGTGTCAGGGGCGCGACCGCGTGGTGGTGCAGACGAGCGGATGGCGCAGCGCCGGCACCGCGTGCGACCTGAGCGCCACCTGGGAGTAG
- a CDS encoding RtcB family protein, with amino-acid sequence MTASSRKKSSRVKAQRRASSCPDAAGPARGREIALRETPAPYAHFRCAESAEPHGDDAGAVDQMENALWLPMAIAGALMPDAHTGYGLPIGGVLAVDNAVIPYAVGMDIACRMRLSVLDFPLARMREKRESLLAALETQTRFGVGGSFRPPLEHPVLAEDWGFCRLLKEQRHKAAEQLGTSGSGNHFVEFGELHVLDTWGDLPAGRYSALLSHSGSRGVGGAVAQHYSRLARTLLPGLPNRLRHLAWFELGSAEGREYWAAMELMGRYSEANHQLIHRRIVGALGLEVLATVENHHNFAWVETVAGRPAVVHRKGATPAHLGRLGVIPGSMTAPGFVVRGKGNPASLCSAAHGAGRRMSRTEARKRANWHQMTRELEAHGVTLMGGGLDEAPCAYKDIHAVMAAQAELVDVVGRFSPMLVKMDTF; translated from the coding sequence ATGACTGCATCGTCCCGAAAAAAATCCTCCCGCGTCAAGGCCCAGCGCCGCGCCTCGTCATGCCCGGATGCCGCCGGCCCGGCGCGGGGACGCGAGATTGCCTTGCGGGAGACGCCGGCTCCCTATGCGCACTTCCGCTGCGCCGAATCTGCCGAGCCCCATGGAGACGATGCCGGGGCCGTGGACCAGATGGAAAACGCCCTCTGGCTGCCCATGGCCATCGCCGGCGCGCTCATGCCCGACGCCCACACCGGCTACGGCCTGCCCATTGGCGGCGTGCTGGCCGTGGACAATGCCGTCATCCCCTATGCCGTGGGCATGGACATCGCTTGTCGCATGCGGCTTTCGGTGCTGGATTTTCCCCTTGCGCGCATGCGGGAAAAGCGCGAGTCTCTCCTTGCCGCCCTGGAGACTCAGACGCGATTCGGCGTGGGGGGCAGCTTCCGGCCGCCCCTGGAACACCCGGTGCTTGCCGAGGACTGGGGCTTCTGCCGTCTGCTCAAGGAGCAGCGGCACAAGGCCGCGGAACAGCTGGGCACCAGCGGGTCAGGCAATCATTTTGTGGAGTTCGGCGAACTGCACGTGCTGGATACCTGGGGCGATCTGCCGGCCGGCCGGTACTCGGCGCTGCTCTCCCACAGCGGCAGCCGCGGCGTGGGCGGTGCGGTGGCGCAACACTATTCCCGGCTGGCCAGGACGTTGCTGCCAGGGCTGCCCAACCGGCTGCGGCATCTGGCCTGGTTCGAGCTGGGCAGCGCCGAGGGCCGCGAATACTGGGCAGCCATGGAGCTGATGGGCCGCTACAGCGAGGCCAATCACCAGCTCATCCACCGTCGCATCGTCGGCGCGCTGGGGCTGGAGGTGCTGGCCACGGTGGAGAACCACCACAACTTCGCCTGGGTGGAAACGGTGGCCGGTCGGCCGGCCGTGGTGCATCGCAAGGGGGCCACGCCGGCGCACCTGGGCCGGTTGGGGGTGATTCCGGGATCCATGACGGCGCCGGGATTTGTGGTCCGCGGCAAGGGCAATCCGGCGTCGCTGTGCTCGGCGGCCCACGGCGCCGGCCGGCGCATGAGCCGCACCGAGGCCCGGAAGCGGGCAAACTGGCACCAGATGACGCGCGAGCTGGAGGCCCACGGCGTCACCCTGATGGGTGGCGGCCTGGATGAAGCGCCCTGCGCCTATAAGGATATTCATGCCGTCATGGCAGCCCAGGCCGAACTGGTGGACGTGGTGGGCCGATTTTCTCCAATGCTTGTGAAAATGGACACATTCTAG